The Paraflavitalea devenefica DNA segment AACCTGGTGCTGAAATCGAATATTGTGAAGATCAATGGTAACGGGAAGCTGAATGAAGTGCTGATAGAAGGCAGTGATAAAACGGTTACCACGATGGCTACCGATTACCTGATCCCGCTCTTTGGTCTGAGCCCTAAGCTGGGCCCTATTGCCGACTGGGGACTGAATATAGACAAATCGGCCATCAGCGTGAATACGTTTGACTATTCCACCAATATAGAAGGTATTTATGCTATTGGTGATATCAATACTTACCCCGGCAAGTTAAAGCTCATCCTTTGCGGCTTCCATGAATCGGCCCTGATGGCGCACAGCGCTTTCAAGCATGTGTACCCCAACCAGCGCCTGAGCTTTAAGTATACCACTGTTAATGGCGTCAATGCATTTTAAAAAAGAAAGAAGGAAACATGATCAATATCACCGTACTCAATAAGGCAGGAGAAGAAAGAGAACTGGAAGTACCTGAAGATATGGGATTAAACCTGATGGAAATCCTCAAGGCCAACGAATACAATGTGCTGGCTACCTGCGGCGGCATGGCCATGTGCGGCACCTGCCATGTACAGGTACTGGAAGGAATGGACAACCTGGCCGCGCACAGTGATGCCGAACTGGATATGCTGGATACGCTGCCCGATGCAGAAAGCAACAGCCGCCTCGCCTGCCAGCTAAGGGTAGATGAAAACATGCATGGCGCTGTATTCAAACTCTGCGCTGAAGAAGACGTAGAGGTGGCATAAGCTCCTTACTACTATATTTGTCAAAGCCAGCCTGAACATACGCTCAGGCTGGCTTTGTTTATTTGTTATTCTATCTTCTTCCATTCATACTG contains these protein-coding regions:
- a CDS encoding 2Fe-2S iron-sulfur cluster-binding protein, whose amino-acid sequence is MINITVLNKAGEERELEVPEDMGLNLMEILKANEYNVLATCGGMAMCGTCHVQVLEGMDNLAAHSDAELDMLDTLPDAESNSRLACQLRVDENMHGAVFKLCAEEDVEVA